The sequence TTAAATAAGTGTTTGGCGATAGCCAACACTTCATCATGGGAAATGATTCCCTCATTTAAGCGTTTAAACCCCTTATATTCAATGGCGTTATTGCCAAGTATTGTCTCATCAAAATCTTTGAATTGATTCTTTTTATCATCTTCATTTGCAATAAGTGCATTTTCAGCAATTTCAATTTGCGCTAATTCATTTAAAGCTAATTTCATTTCTCGTTGAAATGGCTTAATATTATTCCATAAAAATTCATGTATAGTGCTGATAAATACATTGGAGTTCTCAATACGGCTTTTGATTTCATTTGTGGCGGCATTGGTAAATGTTATCACCGCAACTCTTTCTTGCGGATTGGCTGTTAATATTTTTTTAATAATTTGGACTAGCGAATAGGTTTTGCCGCTGCCTGCGCCGCCGCTTAATAAGAAATTATTTCCGCTTTGTACGATATCAAAAATGTGATCTTCTTCACTTTGAGGGTCTAATTTAGTTGCAGCCATTTTAAGCCCTCCTCTATGTAAGATGGCGTTTACCAATCACTGTTATCAGGGCAGCTTGCAGCACTATGAAGCAAAATATCAATGGCAAAAGCAGCTTTCTTTTTAATGTCACTTGTCACAGTATAAGCATCAAAATCATTGTTATTTCGAATTTCATCAAGTTCGCTCACTCGGAAATTCTGTGTAAATCGATCTTTAATTACCGCATTTTGAATAAATGATCGGTTTATATGTATGAATGCATCTTCAAAACTGCGCCCGCAATAACCACTTTCTTCGGTTTGGAAGCTACATTTGACAATGCCTTTAGCATCCGTTTTCCAATTTAATTCAGTTATCTTTTTTACTTTTTTTTCAACCGCTTTAAATACTGTATTGGAGCCTAACTCGCTATATAGTCCTATTTTAAAGAAAGATTTTAGGGTTGGATTGCCTATGGCTGCATCAGTTTCTTTAACTGGGCAGGCCTTTGGTCTGCTCTCACCAGCTTTTTTCAAAACTGTATCGAGATCAGTGATTATTAATGTTCTAATTCCAATAAAATTGATAAATTTATCAAATAAATGAAAATGACTGCCGCCAATATCAATGATCGATATATTTTGAGATAGAAGTGCTAGCGCTCCCTCGGAAAGTGTGGCATCTATTTTTTTCATCATAGCGGGCAATAAAATGCGCTCTGTGTCACCTTCAATAAATATTGCTTTATCGGCAAAAAACAAATCTGCGCGATGAAGAGTGAGATATTGTTTTAAAAACCGATAGCTGTCCTCATCTTTTTTATAATATTTGGCTAAATCTTTTAAGTTTTTGCAGGTAATAAAATGATCATTGCGTTTTAAATACTTAATGTCATCAAAATCGCTTTCAGCGACAATATGCGGCGAATGGGTGCTTAAAATGGTTTGCAAGTTATAGCTATTGTTAACTTCTTTTTTTAAAAGTGTTTTGATGTTTTTTATAAAGACCGCTTGCATTTGCGGGTGCGTATGGGCCTCAGGCTCTTCAATAAAAAACAAATTTAAATCGGCCGGCTTATTTTTATTAGCAGTTTTAAACGCTTGTAAATGATGGGCAACATCTAAAATCATGCTAATAAGGTTCATATAACCAAGACCGTTATAATATTCTGGCAGCGAATGGTCTGTTCCTGCAACATAAGTTACAACTGTATTTTTGCTTAACAGATCCCTATCATTAAGCGATGATGCAATTTTTATACTGCTATCATCTTCTTTTATGCCCCCAAATTTTTTTATATTTTCCAATAATGGATTAAAAACCGTATCATAGGTTTCGCCTAATTCTACATCCATTTCGCTTAATTGGGCTTGCAATTGTGTGACATGATCGCCGTGGTTATCTTGGTCTGCAAGAGCATTATAAATTTTTGCCGATAAGAGCGAT comes from Bartonella sp. HY038 and encodes:
- a CDS encoding AAA family ATPase, whose amino-acid sequence is MKITKIEASNFRLLKKFSLSLEKELSVIIGKNNCGKTSLLLLLDKFLNNPSANSFCFDDFSIDCAKNFKEKILNDVKAVSPPTGDQPDLPKISLRLFIEYEDSDDLSNIGKGLIMSLDPNNKTILLSFEYYISPEKYINLIESLKTYQEALNKVKIDNSEDGKILEENNKKIFKFLKDNFEYYISPEKYINLIESLKTYQKALNKVKIDNSEDGKTLEENNKKILKFLKDNQAKFFKISKKSLAYADGEIDETHFTDLDSPKISLAPIISFKYIGAKRNVDNKDSDRNLSLLSAKIYNALADQDNHGDHVTQLQAQLSEMDVELGETYDTVFNPLLENIKKFGGIKEDDSSIKIASSLNDRDLLSKNTVVTYVAGTDHSLPEYYNGLGYMNLISMILDVAHHLQAFKTANKNKPADLNLFFIEEPEAHTHPQMQAVFIKNIKTLLKKEVNNSYNLQTILSTHSPHIVAESDFDDIKYLKRNDHFITCKNLKDLAKYYKKDEDSYRFLKQYLTLHRADLFFADKAIFIEGDTERILLPAMMKKIDATLSEGALALLSQNISIIDIGGSHFHLFDKFINFIGIRTLIITDLDTVLKKAGESRPKACPVKETDAAIGNPTLKSFFKIGLYSELGSNTVFKAVEKKVKKITELNWKTDAKGIVKCSFQTEESGYCGRSFEDAFIHINRSFIQNAVIKDRFTQNFRVSELDEIRNNNDFDAYTVTSDIKKKAAFAIDILLHSAASCPDNSDW